A window of the Gordonia humi genome harbors these coding sequences:
- a CDS encoding DUF6350 family protein produces the protein MSSSSSKSLATRLRQVRLARRADAAPRKAATGDLVKVALLVPGLTVLVIVIVLAVVRLLAGDGLSGIMSGAAAGWLAVNQVPVTLSGVTLGLLPLLPTVLVGLGTVKVVADGASTARELPDLIGIVGAALGGSLLVTALSLAVVADGSAVTAVGQPDPLQAFGFTLLVQGIAIAVGIAVPSLKPVLDEFAVPATERVGARGGVIAFGVLVAGGAILVFLGIATHWGAVSAMIGDGNTFDGYLGLTVLSILYLPNMMIGAAAVSTGATAQLGSTVVDAFDVSRGAVPPLPIVAAVPESGIGGLGGFLFLIPLAAGLLLGWYTRSTEPLRHLRAVGIGAAVTAALIVAWTWLAGGQLGELGHSGVGVAIAGVYTFAWLLLAGALVVGVMWAAGGGLGRGSADDDLDSWFEDVPDEDVPDDDDADSDAVDEGPDISDEDPDASDVSDEGGEAAADDDFVAVDETETGDEDRVDSEAQSRD, from the coding sequence GTGAGTTCGTCCTCGTCGAAGTCCCTGGCGACCCGCCTTCGGCAGGTTCGCCTGGCTCGTCGTGCGGACGCCGCGCCGCGGAAGGCCGCCACCGGCGACCTCGTCAAGGTGGCCCTGCTCGTACCGGGGCTCACCGTCCTGGTGATCGTCATCGTCCTGGCCGTGGTCCGGCTGCTCGCCGGTGACGGACTCTCGGGCATCATGTCCGGCGCGGCGGCGGGCTGGTTGGCGGTGAACCAGGTGCCCGTCACCCTCAGCGGGGTGACCCTCGGTCTGCTGCCGCTCCTGCCCACCGTCCTGGTGGGACTCGGGACCGTGAAGGTCGTCGCCGACGGCGCTTCGACCGCACGCGAACTGCCCGACCTCATCGGCATCGTCGGCGCGGCGCTCGGCGGTTCGCTCCTCGTGACGGCGCTGTCGTTGGCCGTGGTCGCCGACGGTTCCGCCGTCACCGCCGTCGGACAGCCGGATCCTCTCCAGGCCTTCGGCTTCACCCTGCTGGTGCAGGGGATCGCGATCGCCGTCGGCATCGCGGTTCCGAGTCTGAAACCCGTCCTCGACGAGTTCGCGGTCCCCGCCACCGAACGGGTCGGCGCACGAGGCGGAGTCATCGCCTTCGGCGTGCTCGTCGCCGGCGGTGCGATCCTCGTGTTCCTCGGCATCGCGACCCACTGGGGTGCGGTGTCGGCGATGATCGGCGACGGCAACACATTCGACGGCTATCTCGGACTCACCGTCCTGAGCATCCTGTACCTGCCGAACATGATGATCGGCGCGGCCGCGGTCTCGACCGGGGCCACCGCGCAGCTCGGGTCCACCGTCGTCGACGCGTTCGACGTGTCGCGCGGCGCGGTTCCGCCGCTGCCGATCGTCGCCGCCGTACCCGAGTCGGGTATCGGCGGACTCGGCGGCTTCCTGTTCCTGATCCCGCTGGCGGCCGGGCTGCTGCTGGGCTGGTATACGCGCAGCACCGAGCCGCTGCGCCACCTGCGCGCGGTCGGCATCGGCGCCGCGGTCACCGCGGCCCTGATCGTCGCGTGGACGTGGCTGGCGGGCGGGCAGCTCGGCGAACTCGGCCACAGCGGAGTCGGCGTAGCGATCGCGGGCGTCTACACGTTTGCCTGGCTCCTGTTGGCCGGCGCACTCGTCGTCGGCGTGATGTGGGCGGCGGGCGGTGGACTCGGCCGCGGTTCGGCCGACGACGACTTGGACTCGTGGTTCGAGGACGTGCCCGACGAGGACGTGCCCGACGACGACGATGCCGACAGCGATGCCGTGGACGAGGGTCCAGACATCTCGGACGAGGACCCGGACGCCTCGGACGTCTCGGACGAGGGCGGTGAGGCCGCGGCCGACGATGACTTCGTGGCGGTGGACGAGACGGAGACCGGCGACGAGGACCGCGTCGACTCCGAGGCCCAGTCCCGTGACTGA
- a CDS encoding VOC family protein produces MSAKPKFAHVVFQTAQPAEMSEWYCSVLDGHIVYQDDALCFITFDEEHHRVALLTPPIPLERKLPTTAAMHHVAYTFDHLDQLLERYEILRDKGVLPAVCIAHGVTTSLYYRDPDGHFVEMQIDNFAEPDQATEYMHGPEYAGDSVGPAFDPEAMLAARRAGASVDELTPRTWALQTDLPDPMSVLVGAN; encoded by the coding sequence ATGTCCGCTAAGCCGAAATTCGCACACGTGGTATTCCAGACGGCACAGCCGGCGGAGATGTCCGAATGGTACTGCTCCGTCCTGGACGGTCACATCGTCTACCAGGACGACGCGCTGTGCTTCATCACCTTCGACGAGGAACACCACCGCGTCGCTCTGCTCACCCCGCCGATACCGCTCGAGCGCAAACTCCCGACGACGGCCGCGATGCACCACGTCGCCTACACCTTCGATCACCTCGATCAGCTCCTCGAGCGCTACGAGATCCTGCGAGACAAGGGCGTGCTGCCGGCGGTGTGCATCGCACACGGCGTCACGACGTCCCTGTACTACCGGGATCCCGACGGACATTTCGTCGAGATGCAGATCGACAACTTCGCGGAACCGGATCAGGCCACCGAGTACATGCACGGACCCGAATACGCAGGAGACTCCGTCGGACCGGCGTTCGATCCCGAAGCCATGCTCGCCGCCCGTCGTGCCGGTGCCTCGGTCGACGAACTGACACCGCGTACGTGGGCGTTGCAGACCGACCTCCCCGATCCGATGAGTGTCCTCGTCGGAGCGAACTGA
- the purN gene encoding phosphoribosylglycinamide formyltransferase has product MTEAPHDSAPSDRAPVVVLASGTGTLLAAIIDHAASPDAAFTVVGVVVDRDCAAAQIAADADIPVIACKLKEYPDRAAWDGALAHAVADFGSDWVVTAGFMKILGPAFLNRFGGTIVNSHPALLPSFVGAHAVADALAYGVKVTGTTVHLIDDGVDTGPILAQRVVEVAPDDTEATLHERIKIVERALLPEVVDVLAARGVVTDGRKAHLK; this is encoded by the coding sequence GTGACAGAAGCCCCCCACGACTCCGCGCCCTCCGACCGCGCGCCCGTCGTGGTACTCGCATCTGGAACCGGCACACTTCTCGCCGCGATCATCGATCACGCGGCATCGCCGGACGCGGCGTTCACGGTGGTCGGCGTCGTCGTCGACCGAGACTGCGCCGCCGCACAGATCGCCGCGGACGCCGACATCCCGGTGATCGCCTGCAAGCTCAAGGAGTACCCGGACCGTGCCGCATGGGACGGTGCGCTCGCCCACGCCGTCGCCGACTTCGGTTCGGACTGGGTGGTCACCGCGGGCTTCATGAAGATCCTCGGACCGGCGTTCCTGAACCGCTTCGGCGGCACGATCGTCAATTCCCACCCCGCGCTGCTGCCGTCGTTCGTCGGCGCGCACGCCGTCGCCGATGCGCTCGCGTACGGCGTGAAAGTCACCGGAACCACCGTCCACCTCATCGACGACGGTGTGGACACCGGCCCGATCCTGGCTCAGCGCGTCGTCGAGGTGGCCCCCGACGACACCGAGGCCACCCTGCACGAACGCATCAAGATCGTCGAGCGCGCTCTTCTGCCAGAAGTAGTGGACGTGCTCGCCGCCCGTGGCGTTGTCACCGATGGACGAAAGGCACACCTCAAGTGA
- a CDS encoding acetoacetate--CoA ligase, whose protein sequence is MTRRIDVFAKDVGARAGRDLTDYADLWEYSVTDLSGFWRAVWDFFDLDAIAAEPLGDGPVLADASMPGASWFPTVRLNYVDAVLAHADRDGVAIVGVTEDGRRTEVEWTDLPVSVEAVARTLADRGVGRGDVVAAYMPDIPETVIAFLATASLGAIWSGCGQDYAPEGAAGRLAQLEPTVLFSSSGYRFNGKDVDKRADSTELARLLGVDTHIVVGEPVDGALTWEEVSTPLDQREGLDQRDGLDQREGGDRRLAEWPVKVPFDHPLWVLFSSGTTGRPKGIVHGHGGIVVEHLKEIGLHSGLGTDSVFFWHTALSWMMWNFQAAGLLAGARIVCYSGSPLYPDADRLWQIVADEHVTCFGTSPGQLQASRKAGLVPGRDHDLSALDTVGSTGSTLAADLFTWIDDNVKRGLPVNSVSGGTDICSAFAGGSQGLPVVAGELTVRHLGAALESWSPQGRPLIGEVGEMVITEPMPSMPLRFWADPDGQKYRSAYFAHDWDRNDAPVVWRHGDWVTLTDRGSMTIHGRSDATLNRNGIRMGSADIYEVVEAVDDVAEAFVLGVDGDDGKYWMPLFVTLVPGAELTDDLVGRIVAQVKTRLSARHVPDEVIRAPGIPHTRTGKKLEVPVTAILAGRSDVNVDPRSVDDYALIDWYIEQGRAHRW, encoded by the coding sequence ATGACGCGTCGCATCGACGTCTTCGCCAAGGATGTCGGTGCCCGTGCCGGCCGCGACCTCACCGATTACGCCGACCTGTGGGAGTACTCGGTCACCGACCTGTCCGGCTTCTGGCGCGCGGTGTGGGACTTCTTCGACCTCGATGCGATCGCGGCGGAACCGCTCGGCGACGGACCGGTGCTCGCCGACGCGTCGATGCCGGGCGCGTCCTGGTTCCCCACGGTGCGACTCAACTACGTCGACGCGGTCCTGGCACACGCCGACCGGGACGGTGTCGCGATCGTCGGCGTCACCGAGGACGGGCGACGTACGGAAGTCGAGTGGACCGATCTGCCCGTGTCGGTGGAGGCCGTGGCGCGGACGCTGGCCGATCGAGGAGTCGGGCGGGGCGACGTGGTCGCCGCATACATGCCCGACATCCCCGAGACGGTGATCGCGTTCCTGGCGACGGCCTCGCTCGGTGCGATCTGGTCCGGCTGCGGACAGGATTACGCACCGGAGGGAGCCGCCGGGCGCTTGGCGCAACTCGAACCGACGGTGCTGTTCTCCTCGTCGGGCTACCGCTTCAACGGCAAGGACGTCGACAAGCGGGCGGACTCGACCGAACTCGCGCGACTGCTCGGCGTGGACACGCACATCGTCGTGGGGGAGCCGGTCGACGGGGCCCTGACGTGGGAGGAGGTCTCGACTCCGCTTGACCAACGGGAGGGGCTCGACCAACGGGACGGGCTCGACCAACGGGAAGGGGGCGACCGGCGGTTGGCGGAGTGGCCGGTCAAGGTGCCGTTCGACCATCCGCTGTGGGTCCTGTTCTCCTCCGGTACGACGGGGCGACCGAAGGGCATCGTACACGGACACGGCGGCATCGTGGTCGAGCACCTCAAAGAGATCGGTCTGCACTCCGGTCTCGGCACCGATTCGGTGTTCTTCTGGCACACGGCATTGAGCTGGATGATGTGGAACTTCCAAGCGGCCGGACTGCTCGCCGGCGCGCGGATCGTCTGCTACTCCGGCTCGCCGCTGTACCCGGACGCCGACCGTCTGTGGCAGATCGTCGCCGACGAGCACGTGACCTGCTTCGGCACCAGCCCCGGTCAGCTGCAGGCCTCACGGAAGGCCGGGCTCGTGCCCGGCCGCGATCACGATCTGTCGGCGCTGGACACGGTCGGCAGCACCGGCTCGACCCTCGCCGCCGACCTGTTCACCTGGATCGACGACAACGTCAAGCGGGGCCTGCCGGTGAACTCGGTCAGCGGGGGAACGGACATCTGCTCGGCGTTCGCCGGCGGATCGCAGGGACTCCCCGTCGTCGCGGGTGAGCTGACGGTCCGTCACCTGGGCGCCGCCCTCGAATCGTGGTCGCCGCAGGGGCGGCCGCTGATCGGCGAGGTCGGCGAGATGGTGATCACCGAGCCGATGCCGTCCATGCCGCTCCGTTTCTGGGCCGACCCGGACGGGCAGAAGTATCGCAGCGCGTACTTCGCCCACGACTGGGACCGGAACGACGCCCCCGTCGTCTGGCGGCACGGCGACTGGGTCACGCTCACCGATCGCGGATCCATGACCATCCACGGCCGCAGCGACGCGACGCTCAACCGCAACGGGATCCGCATGGGATCGGCCGACATCTACGAGGTGGTGGAGGCCGTCGACGACGTCGCCGAAGCCTTCGTCCTCGGTGTCGACGGAGACGACGGCAAGTACTGGATGCCGCTGTTCGTCACGTTGGTCCCCGGCGCCGAACTCACCGACGACCTCGTCGGTCGGATCGTCGCGCAGGTCAAGACCAGGCTCTCCGCGCGGCACGTCCCCGACGAAGTGATCCGGGCGCCGGGAATCCCGCACACCCGTACCGGCAAGAAGCTCGAGGTGCCGGTCACCGCGATCCTCGCCGGCCGCAGCGATGTCAACGTCGACCCGCGTTCGGTTGACGATTATGCGCTCATCGACTGGTACATCGAGCAGGGACGAGCACACCGCTGGTAG
- a CDS encoding AraC family transcriptional regulator: MDHSEASIVVCGFAESRFEMVEIPRVAPTEDVPRSRRGILCATDDFDVYRSAINESFYPARLEIVGGFRELTGARMLAIRLSCMTVGIVRFGADVLIDPGAVDGYHIDVPTSGALDVSSGRQFVVAGPDRAAIYTPGERTFLERWSADNTQVSIKIDRNALEQELGRIIGRPVVDRVRFDLGFDLASGAGLRWATTLQVLLDTIAEGGVGPDSVTVAQVGHLERALIAGLLVGQENSMSDVILNSRDEGSAPAAVRRVLDRLEAAPGSQYTVTDLAEVAGVGVRQLQKIFMDQFGMTPSQYVRNMRLDGVRGALIASESDATVSDIAFRWGFNHLGRFAQYYEQKFGESPSKTLREHR; this comes from the coding sequence ATGGATCACTCCGAAGCTAGTATCGTGGTCTGCGGGTTTGCAGAATCGAGGTTCGAGATGGTTGAGATCCCCCGTGTCGCGCCGACTGAGGACGTTCCGCGGTCGCGCCGTGGGATATTGTGCGCGACTGATGATTTCGACGTCTACCGGAGTGCGATCAATGAATCCTTCTATCCCGCCCGGCTGGAGATCGTCGGGGGCTTCCGTGAGCTCACTGGTGCGCGGATGCTGGCGATACGGCTGTCGTGCATGACGGTCGGCATCGTCCGGTTCGGGGCGGACGTGCTGATCGATCCGGGCGCCGTCGACGGATACCACATCGACGTGCCGACATCGGGCGCCCTCGACGTCAGTTCGGGTCGTCAGTTCGTCGTCGCCGGCCCCGACCGGGCGGCGATCTACACCCCCGGCGAACGCACATTCTTGGAGCGGTGGTCCGCGGATAACACGCAGGTCAGCATTAAGATCGACCGCAACGCACTGGAGCAGGAGTTGGGGCGGATAATCGGCAGGCCAGTCGTCGATCGAGTGAGATTCGACCTCGGATTCGATCTCGCCTCGGGCGCAGGACTCCGGTGGGCGACGACACTGCAGGTCCTCCTCGACACGATCGCCGAGGGGGGAGTGGGCCCGGATTCGGTGACGGTCGCGCAGGTCGGCCACCTCGAACGCGCGTTGATCGCAGGTCTGCTCGTGGGGCAGGAGAACTCGATGAGCGACGTGATTCTGAACAGTCGCGATGAGGGCAGTGCCCCCGCCGCGGTGCGCCGGGTTCTCGACAGGTTGGAGGCGGCCCCCGGGTCCCAGTACACGGTGACCGATCTCGCCGAGGTCGCCGGTGTCGGAGTGCGTCAACTGCAGAAGATCTTCATGGATCAATTCGGCATGACGCCTTCGCAGTATGTGCGCAATATGCGACTCGACGGCGTGCGAGGCGCTCTTATCGCCTCCGAATCGGATGCGACGGTCAGCGATATCGCATTCCGCTGGGGCTTCAACCACCTCGGCAGATTTGCGCAGTACTACGAGCAGAAGTTCGGGGAATCACCGTCGAAGACTCTCCGTGAACATCGCTGA
- a CDS encoding flavin reductase family protein, giving the protein MTSTSDLTSEAGAVVDAKRFRDLMARVCAPVTIVTTADADGPHGATASSFASLSLDPPLVTVAFDRRSALLGRIIAAGRFGVNVLHHGQDDLAMRFASRGEDRFAATRWHTDSGLPRVEGSAGWVACDLREAVEGGDHLLLIGQVTKACNAEKAPLVYANRVFGTHSRFNERPRRSIVDQIAACISD; this is encoded by the coding sequence GTGACCAGCACTTCTGATCTCACGAGCGAAGCCGGGGCCGTCGTGGACGCCAAGCGCTTCAGGGACTTGATGGCGCGCGTCTGCGCGCCGGTGACGATTGTCACGACCGCGGATGCCGACGGGCCGCACGGAGCGACCGCGAGCTCATTCGCATCGCTATCGCTGGATCCGCCGCTCGTCACGGTGGCCTTCGACCGCCGATCGGCGCTGCTCGGTCGGATCATCGCGGCAGGCAGGTTCGGCGTGAACGTGCTCCACCACGGCCAGGACGATCTCGCGATGCGATTCGCCAGTCGAGGGGAGGACCGGTTCGCCGCTACCCGGTGGCACACCGACAGTGGTCTGCCGCGAGTGGAGGGATCGGCGGGCTGGGTCGCGTGCGATCTGCGTGAAGCGGTCGAGGGCGGCGACCACCTGCTCCTGATCGGCCAGGTGACCAAGGCATGCAACGCCGAGAAGGCGCCGCTCGTCTACGCCAATCGCGTGTTCGGCACACACTCGCGCTTCAACGAACGTCCGCGCCGGTCGATCGTCGACCAGATCGCCGCGTGCATCTCGGACTGA
- a CDS encoding acyl-CoA dehydrogenase family protein has product MTTITESISADVPTREDILERIREIQPILAKNSAQGEADRRVPEESIAALTEAGAFRIAQPRRYGGYETSMRTMLEVSAAVAEADGGASWVVTLSNVCAWMTGLFSEKAQDDVWAENPDAKVSGVLAPTSEAVKVDGGFRVSGRWYYNSGSWHADWAVLGIPITDSDGEVIDQALALLPRLELGFEETWFVAGMRSSGSNCLIAEDVFVPEHRIMLVPGAIKGEYATEHSEEALYRSAFVPLLSLVLAGPQLGMGRKALEIATEKADKKAIAYTFYTAQSDSVAFQLQIAEAAMYIESAHLHAYRAADDIDSAAAAGVYPDELVRARVRADTAWVIEHVTKAIDTLVSAHGAGSFAEVNPMQRIWRDSNVAARHAVTMPAVSYEVYGKTLLGRDDQITPLI; this is encoded by the coding sequence ATGACCACCATCACTGAATCCATCTCCGCCGATGTGCCCACTCGCGAGGACATCCTCGAGCGGATCCGGGAGATCCAGCCCATCCTGGCGAAGAACTCGGCCCAGGGTGAAGCAGACCGTCGCGTGCCGGAGGAGTCGATCGCTGCGCTCACCGAGGCCGGGGCGTTCAGAATCGCTCAGCCCCGTCGGTACGGCGGCTACGAGACCTCGATGCGGACGATGCTCGAGGTGTCCGCCGCCGTCGCCGAAGCAGACGGCGGAGCTTCCTGGGTCGTCACGCTGAGCAACGTCTGCGCCTGGATGACCGGTCTGTTCTCGGAGAAGGCGCAGGACGACGTCTGGGCGGAGAATCCGGATGCGAAGGTCTCCGGCGTCCTGGCTCCTACGTCGGAGGCGGTGAAGGTCGACGGCGGTTTCCGCGTCTCCGGACGGTGGTACTACAACTCGGGCTCGTGGCACGCGGACTGGGCGGTCCTCGGGATCCCGATCACCGACAGCGACGGCGAGGTGATCGATCAGGCTCTGGCACTGCTCCCGCGATTGGAACTCGGCTTCGAGGAGACGTGGTTCGTCGCCGGAATGCGGTCATCGGGTTCGAACTGCCTGATCGCCGAGGACGTATTCGTTCCCGAACATCGGATCATGCTCGTGCCCGGCGCCATCAAGGGCGAGTACGCGACCGAACATTCGGAGGAGGCGCTCTACCGCTCGGCGTTCGTACCGCTGCTCTCGCTGGTCCTGGCCGGTCCTCAGCTCGGCATGGGGCGGAAGGCTCTGGAGATCGCCACGGAGAAGGCTGACAAGAAGGCGATCGCCTACACCTTCTACACGGCGCAGTCGGACTCGGTGGCCTTCCAACTCCAGATCGCCGAGGCCGCGATGTACATCGAGTCGGCGCACCTGCACGCCTACCGGGCGGCTGACGACATCGATTCGGCTGCAGCGGCCGGTGTATACCCCGACGAGCTAGTCCGCGCTCGAGTACGCGCCGACACCGCATGGGTGATCGAGCACGTGACCAAGGCGATCGACACCTTGGTCTCGGCGCACGGTGCAGGCAGCTTCGCCGAGGTCAACCCGATGCAGCGCATCTGGCGGGATTCGAACGTCGCTGCTCGCCATGCGGTGACGATGCCCGCCGTGAGCTACGAGGTCTACGGCAAGACGCTGCTCGGCCGTGACGATCAGATCACTCCGCTCATCTGA
- a CDS encoding amidohydrolase family protein — MGEATPAHIALVNVRVFDGHRLLEPDAVVIDGPVIGAGSTAPEIVDAEGAALLPGLIDSHVHVYEQADLHRLAAWGVTTGLDMACWPAERASALRAAVGTADFRTAGLPAIGAAGPHSCMPGMPSEAVVRTPEEARRHVAARVAEGVDYVKGVAEAPGAGGPDVETLQALAAAARDAGLLSVVHAITTGAYATAVASGADIVTHTPIDGAIDPSDITALAGSSRAVVPTITMMEGILAGPRPIDGLLANLRALHTAGVTIVAGTDANTQPGPPARIEHGSSLHHEFELMADAGMSPAEILRSATTVPAGVFGLTDRGQIRPGSRSDLVLVDGDPTTDIRDTRNIRAVWCAGVPQRLS, encoded by the coding sequence ATGGGTGAAGCGACCCCCGCCCACATCGCACTCGTCAACGTCCGGGTGTTCGACGGACACCGACTGCTCGAGCCGGACGCCGTGGTCATCGACGGCCCGGTCATCGGAGCCGGCTCGACTGCACCGGAGATCGTCGACGCCGAGGGCGCCGCGCTGCTGCCCGGACTGATCGACTCGCACGTGCACGTTTACGAACAAGCCGACCTCCATCGCCTCGCGGCATGGGGAGTAACAACAGGTCTCGACATGGCGTGCTGGCCCGCAGAGAGGGCCTCCGCTCTCCGAGCAGCCGTCGGAACCGCGGACTTCCGCACCGCCGGCCTCCCGGCGATCGGCGCCGCAGGTCCTCACTCCTGCATGCCCGGGATGCCGAGCGAGGCGGTGGTCCGGACGCCAGAAGAGGCGCGTAGGCACGTCGCGGCCCGCGTCGCCGAGGGCGTCGACTACGTCAAGGGCGTCGCGGAGGCGCCCGGGGCCGGCGGACCGGACGTCGAGACGCTGCAGGCATTGGCCGCGGCGGCCCGCGACGCCGGACTGCTATCGGTCGTGCACGCAATCACCACCGGCGCATATGCGACCGCGGTCGCCTCGGGGGCAGACATCGTTACTCACACACCGATCGACGGAGCCATCGATCCATCCGATATCACCGCGCTGGCAGGTTCCAGTCGAGCCGTCGTTCCCACTATCACGATGATGGAGGGGATCCTCGCCGGGCCGAGACCGATCGACGGACTCCTTGCGAATCTGCGGGCCCTCCACACGGCAGGCGTGACGATCGTCGCCGGTACGGATGCGAATACGCAGCCGGGGCCACCGGCTCGCATCGAACACGGATCGAGCCTGCACCACGAGTTCGAACTCATGGCAGACGCCGGGATGAGCCCTGCCGAGATCCTGCGATCTGCGACGACGGTTCCAGCCGGGGTCTTCGGTCTCACCGATCGCGGACAGATCCGTCCGGGGTCACGATCAGACCTCGTGCTCGTCGACGGTGATCCGACGACCGACATCCGAGACACTCGCAATATCCGCGCAGTGTGGTGCGCCGGCGTCCCGCAGCGCCTCTCCTGA
- a CDS encoding fumarylacetoacetate hydrolase family protein: protein MRIANVNDRAALVTGDTGSEVTVDLAEISEGRFGPVLADLYSNWEEFADWIRTVETADVASKGVALDRSALGAPSPTPRQVFAIGLNYRDHALEAGFDIPTALPPVFTKYVSSFSGPDSRVTIPTDGNVDWEAELVVVIGRTAHRISEANAWSHVAGLTVGQDVSERISQLRGPGAQFGLGKSFPGFSPQGPWLVTPDEFSDPDDLEVGCAVDDVEMQRSRTGNMIFPVSRLIADLSATVTLYPGDVVFTGTPAGVGVARDPQRFLKPGERLTTWIDGIGELHQQFVAEDGRRHG from the coding sequence ATGCGTATCGCAAATGTCAATGACCGTGCCGCACTCGTCACCGGCGATACGGGCTCCGAAGTGACCGTCGACCTGGCAGAGATCTCCGAAGGCCGATTCGGCCCCGTACTCGCCGATCTCTATTCGAATTGGGAGGAGTTCGCCGATTGGATCCGCACAGTCGAAACCGCCGACGTCGCATCCAAGGGGGTCGCTCTCGACAGGTCCGCTCTGGGTGCGCCGTCACCTACGCCGCGTCAGGTGTTCGCCATCGGCTTGAACTACCGCGACCACGCGCTCGAGGCCGGCTTCGACATCCCCACTGCTCTCCCGCCGGTGTTCACCAAGTACGTCTCCAGCTTCTCGGGCCCGGATTCCCGGGTCACGATCCCGACCGATGGCAATGTCGATTGGGAGGCCGAGCTCGTCGTGGTCATCGGCCGCACCGCCCATCGAATCAGCGAGGCGAATGCCTGGAGCCATGTCGCGGGCCTCACCGTCGGTCAAGACGTCTCCGAGCGGATCTCCCAGCTCCGGGGCCCCGGCGCGCAGTTCGGGTTGGGCAAGTCGTTCCCCGGATTCTCCCCCCAGGGGCCGTGGCTGGTGACTCCCGACGAATTCAGCGACCCGGACGATCTGGAGGTCGGGTGCGCGGTGGACGACGTCGAAATGCAACGCAGCCGGACCGGGAACATGATCTTTCCGGTGTCACGCCTGATCGCCGATCTCTCCGCGACCGTCACCCTGTACCCCGGTGACGTCGTATTCACCGGTACGCCGGCGGGCGTCGGAGTCGCACGGGACCCGCAGCGCTTCCTGAAGCCTGGAGAACGTCTCACCACCTGGATCGACGGCATCGGCGAACTCCACCAGCAGTTCGTCGCCGAGGACGGTCGCCGGCATGGGTGA
- a CDS encoding DUF5336 domain-containing protein translates to MSYPQSGGYGYGQNQQGQQPYGQQADYGQQYGGQYGQQQGYDAQAQAAAQQQAQYGQQYQQQAQYGYGAPAAPANPGLPANTPTILAAVIGALGVITLFCGFLGAYSAPDGYSGAVPKLFESSYVGPYVLVALAGLIALTTFVLGVEKWVVGSVFAATVVAAFVTIFQFATQDGGRGVGAIILLITAILSAVAAVVWLLVAGGQVKLADAVADPAAVAQQQAAQQQAAPQAPAVDYGYGYGYGQQAPAQHTPAPQSAAQPAQAQPAQYAQTQYGQPAQQAPAGDSNATTAFVKPPTDPGTATPNLDK, encoded by the coding sequence ATGAGCTATCCCCAGTCCGGCGGATACGGTTACGGTCAGAACCAGCAGGGGCAGCAGCCGTACGGTCAGCAGGCCGACTACGGCCAGCAGTACGGCGGTCAGTACGGCCAGCAGCAGGGCTATGACGCCCAGGCCCAGGCAGCCGCCCAGCAGCAGGCCCAATACGGCCAGCAATACCAGCAGCAGGCCCAATACGGATACGGCGCGCCCGCCGCACCGGCCAACCCGGGACTGCCCGCCAACACCCCGACGATCCTCGCCGCTGTCATCGGTGCGCTCGGCGTCATCACACTGTTCTGCGGGTTCCTGGGCGCGTACAGCGCACCCGACGGGTACAGCGGAGCGGTGCCGAAGCTGTTCGAATCCAGCTACGTCGGACCGTACGTCCTGGTGGCTCTCGCCGGTCTGATCGCACTGACCACTTTCGTCCTCGGCGTCGAGAAGTGGGTCGTGGGCTCGGTCTTCGCAGCGACCGTCGTCGCGGCGTTCGTGACGATCTTCCAGTTCGCCACTCAGGACGGCGGCCGTGGAGTCGGCGCCATCATCCTGCTGATCACCGCCATCCTGTCGGCCGTCGCGGCCGTCGTGTGGCTGCTGGTCGCCGGTGGCCAGGTCAAGCTCGCCGACGCCGTCGCGGACCCGGCCGCGGTCGCCCAGCAGCAGGCGGCCCAGCAGCAAGCGGCTCCGCAGGCCCCGGCCGTCGACTACGGCTACGGGTACGGCTACGGTCAGCAGGCTCCGGCTCAGCACACACCGGCCCCGCAGTCGGCCGCTCAGCCCGCTCAGGCGCAGCCCGCCCAGTACGCGCAGACCCAGTACGGTCAGCCCGCGCAGCAGGCTCCCGCAGGCGATTCCAACGCCACCACCGCGTTCGTGAAGCCGCCCACCGATCCGGGCACCGCCACTCCGAACCTCGACAAATAG